The Manis pentadactyla isolate mManPen7 chromosome 12, mManPen7.hap1, whole genome shotgun sequence genome contains the following window.
TATCCCTGCTGCTAAACAGGGACAGCATGATTTGGGTATCCTGGGAGGTTGTAGTTGTAGAAGTAAAATAGGTCAGTCCATTTCTTAATATAGACTGTTGCTACTCAAGAGTATCTTTCAACCTCAGTGTCTTAGTGTGTGGGGCTCTTAGTGTAGATTTTGAGGTTTTCTGATCTTAGGTCAGCTCATATGAGCTGGGAAGCAGTTTCTCCTGTTAAGTTCCTTCAAAAAGATACCCAACTCAGGCTCTGCACTGACAGAGGTATTGACAAATAGCTTAAGGACAATTTGAGAAAGAAGTTTGATGGATTTAAACCTCACATTATGGAGAAGGGTTCTGACAAAGTTTAAGTTGTGAGGAGCAAATGGGGATGAAGTTAACACCAGTTCTCTTAGGACAATCAGGTCACTTAGTTGTGACCTGGAAGTTGGTGGGGACCTTGGTTAACTGCCAAATTCTTTTCTGGTCCTGGGCTCATCATCTTGCAAGAACTGCTGAGTCATAGGCAAACTCTTGAACAAATGCGTCCATCAGCTAACCAGGAAAAGTCCAAGATGTATgtatgaatatttgttttctcAGATTACACATTATTGTTTAAGAGAAACAGctctgtctttttcttctctcctttccctctccttttttATAGCACTTCTGGGGCCCAGTAGCCAATTGGGGTCTTCCCATTGCTGCCATCAATGACATGAAAAAGTCTCCAGAGATCATCAGCGGGCGGATGACATTCGGTGAGGATGCAGGCTTGAATAATTGGGAGGACTTCTCTGTATATAATTAGCATAATTTAGCTCCTGCTTCCATTCCAAGTTTGTAGCACCAGACACTACGGTCAGCATTAGAAAGTCACATGAAGAATATGGTGGCTTTGAAGGCATTACTTTTCCAGAGGGGAGGAAGGAACAGGGTTACTTTGGAATATTTACCTAGGAAGGAGTAAGGTTCTTTTTGCCTTTCAGTTTAGTACACCCAGGTAAAAAACGTGTCCTCTTGAACTTTATTTGAAAGTAGTGTCTTTAAGTTTACTTGAAACCCTGATATTTGACCATAAAATTGTTGAGGGGATGAAATAGCAATTCTTTTAGATAATGGATTGTAAACAACTTGTCAGCCCACTCTACCTAAAAATGTGCTCCCAAAGCAGTTGAGTAATAAGTAACAAGATACCCGAGAGTAGCACAAAGTATCTGGTGAGCCTCCTTCCTCCTCAAATGGAAGCATATAAGCTTTTGTCGTCTGTGGTCTCAGCAGGAGAGGTTCTTCTTGGGATTAGCAGCCGGGGCATCTCTGGTGCTGTCAAATCTAAGGTTTCTAAATGGCAAGTCATGGCTTCTCTCTGCTTTGGTATTTTTGGCAGCCCTCTGTTGTTACTCCTTGACATTCATGAGATTTGCCTACAAGGTACAGCCTCGAAACTGGCTTCTCTTCGCGTGCCATGCCACAAATGAAGTCGCCCAGCTCATTCAGGGAGGACGGCTTATCAGACACGAGTAAGCAGAATCTAATTCAACCGTTTGTGTGTTGAAGtattaaggaaaatgaaaacaaaatctcaaGAGGCAGTGGGGTTCGGGGGTGTGGGTGCCTGGATATCTGGTAGCAGTTGGGGAAACTCGATTCAGGGCAGAATTGGGCTCTTGAATTTGAAACAGTGATCAGGCAGCTAATACAACGTGGTGGAATTTCACTTACTAAAACATGAAGTGAACATGAAATAGGAAATTGCTGTCTTTGTAAAATTTAAGTTGAAATAAATACTGCAAGGTGTCATCTTAAAGCCATCCAAGGCCTTTGAGGCTGGCAGTGAAGTTATCTCATTGAACTTCGTGTTTATTTCCAGAATGACTAAAAAACCATCAGCATAACAATGGAAAATGGAGAACCGGCTCTATGAAGGGACAGCTCCTCCAGCTGCTGCAGCGCCACAGATCCGTTGGGAATAATCACGCTAAGGAAAATGTGCCGAATGCTATTTTTACTAACCAGACTATTTTTATAGAAGTAGCTGAGAGTCTCTCAACCAGCTCTCTGCTGCCTTACCAGTGAATATTTACTTCTCTTCGTAAAGAATAACTCAAAATATGCAATCAACTTAGTAATTCCCAGTGATGGTTTTATCTGCGGTGATATGTATATTATCTATTAAAATGTACTTAATGAAAAACTAAAGAGGACTATATTGTGCTATTAGCACCTCAAGTACTCAAAATTCTTGGCTTTTTCTTTAATGACGGCGAGACGGCTAACAGCCGCCACATACCCGCACTTGTTGCCAGTGTCAGAGAAAGTGTCAGGCAGTGTGTATATTGAAATGCTGTAACTTAATGGCAATAAGTGatttaaatatttgtcaaatgagatATTAAATATCTTGCTAAGTGTGTTAAGAAACATATCTGTAACCTTGGAAAGACAATGAGGTGAAAAATGGAACACTTTCAAAATCTTCAAGATGGAAAGGGGGAGGCCAGTTTCTGGAAAACATGGCCAGTAGCATAGTCTCAGCCTCTCAGGCTGCGTTCCTCCTTGCAGGGGACAGAGAAAACAGCCCGAAAGTCTGCGCCTGAAGCATGCCTGAGTAGCCGAGCAGGCCAGGCACAGCAGCATTCTGGAGCTCAGCCTCCCTGCAGCGGTGATTTCTGAAGTCAGTGACCTGAGAACTGTGCTGTCTGGAGGAAGCCGTCGAGACGCAGTCCCACAGGCTGCACCGGTGTCTCCCCACCAGTACTGCGCTGGACGCTGGGCAAGAGGAGGCCGGCCTCAGCAGGGCCAGGGCCTGTAAACCCCGAGCCGCCCCAGAGAGTCGGGCCACATGACCCGAGGGGTCCTGAAAGCGTCGCCCAGACTGCTCAGCTCAGCTCAGCACACCTCATGTGTTAAGTTAGGGTTTCCAAGGCTTTGCCATGAATAGTAGCGCCGTTTCCTGTTGGCAGTGCTGAATGAGAGCTGGACCTAAAGCAGAGGGTGGTGGGTCTGCCCCCAGGGGTGCCCCTCAGCCAGCCCAGTCCCTCGGAATAGTTCTCTGCCTTCCCCACTGCTTTGGTTAGAGGCGCTCGGCAGCTGACAGCTTGTGCAAGTTCAGCAGCGCAGCCCTGGGGCCGCTGGACTGGTGCTGCCCCCACCCATCGGGGAGGGGATCATAACCACGGGGTCAGGCCTCCACTGCTGGACCCGTGTGGCAGGCATTCAGCCAGGACTGCCTCTTGGCCCCTCAGACTCCTTGCTCTGCAGGTAACCAGCCCCAGGCTAGGTGAGGGCTGCCGGGTGCTGGGAACCCAGAGTGAGTGGTTTAGTGAAGTTACAACGCTGTGTTCTACTTTATCACACAAGTAACAATACTTGGGGAAAAGCAAACCACATGCAGCCTGTGGAGTAGTGACTGATCTGAGCCCCTGCCTCTGTCCCATCTCCAGGTGTCCTATCACTGGGCAGACACTGTTGGCCTTTTGCCACTGGAAGAATCTCGTCTTCCCTGCCTTCAGGGCTGAGGAGTGAGGGGTCTCCCCACTTCGCTAGGGGAAGCCTGGGCATCAGCCCTGCTGCAGACCCCAGGGCCCCAGGAGGCAGGCACAGGGGTGCTGGGATCCGAGCAGGGAGGTTCCCGGGAGCTCCAGCTGGCAGGCTGGTTCCATGAGCGGCTCTACACCTCAGGAGGAAGTGGGAGGAGGCCATTTCTGCTCCCCAAATATGCCTCTCATTAGACCTGCAAGGGCAAGGGGGTGCGGGCACAGGAGGAGCCGCACAGGAAGGAGCGGGCGGAGAGCCCTGCGGGCCGGGAGGCTG
Protein-coding sequences here:
- the MPC1 gene encoding mitochondrial pyruvate carrier 1 isoform X1 encodes the protein MKKSPEIISGRMTFALCCYSLTFMRFAYKVQPRNWLLFACHATNEVAQLIQGGRLIRHEMTKKPSA
- the MPC1 gene encoding mitochondrial pyruvate carrier 1 isoform X2, which translates into the protein MAGALVRKAADYVRSKDFRDYLMSTHFWGPVANWGLPIAAINDMKKSPEIISGRMTFALCCYSLTFMRFAYKVQPRNWLLFACHATNEVAQLIQGGRLIRHEMTKKPSA